TCGAATCCAATACTGTCATCTGCTGCTGTTGCTGTCTCTGCACAGCTGCCATTTGAAGCTGCAGCCAATCTGCCTGCTGTGATACCACAACCATTGGATCAATCGCCATAATTGGCTGAGGATTAAGCGCATTTTGATTCTCTATATTGATCACTCCGGTGCGAACCAGGAAATCCTCTAGCGTAGTTTCTCCGATTTGCTGCTGAATTCTTGATTCTTTTTCCTTTGCATTGACATGTTCTTGATGGACAATGTCCTTCCAAACATCCTCATCCACCGTTTTCTCAGTCAACCTTCCGTTCAAGTCGAAATTCCCAAGAAAAAAAGGAACAGAAGCAGAAacggaagaggaagaggaagaagaagaagaatggttaACATTATGCAGCAACTGACCTTCCTCAAGAGAAATCACGTTTTTCAACAATTCATCTAACTTCATAGCATTCAAAGGCTTTCCTACGTGTCCCAGCTGATCAAAGGTTAGATTATACAAGGACCCTTGTCTGGCCAGATTAGGGAACTGGTCCTCCTGAGCTCTATTTGGTGACACCATTGTTCTATTATATATACATGCACCAGTTAATGGATGAAGATTATCCAAGAAATTATGAAAATTCAGCACCAATGAATCAGATCAAATCAAGTTAAAATATCAGTGAACAAAGATAACGCAAATGAACCTTCTTTTATTGTGTGTATACCAAGAAAAGGGTTAGAAGAGAAACACTCCCATTTCGAGAAATAGGATGGTGAAAATGGAGGATTGAAGGacataaaagaaaaaggaagGTGGAGAAGCGAAATCTGAGGCCGCCAGAAAGATCGAAGAACCCGTTGGAAAGGATCTGGCAGAAATGGGTGGATCCTATTTTTAGATTGAGAGAGAGAGTGAAAGTGAGACTCTTCTAAACAGTTAGGCCTGATTATCTTGCTTATTTTGCGGGATATAGAGATGAATTGCAAACATATTTTATTATCTATCTTCTACTTAAACGACTCTTACTTAACGATTCTTATGAATtacaaacatatatatatatatatatatatatatatattatacaattgacatttttcttttaaatttaaaaattaatatttatttatagttaattatgaatttaaaaatcTAATCATatcattaaatatataattatat
This is a stretch of genomic DNA from Hevea brasiliensis isolate MT/VB/25A 57/8 chromosome 12, ASM3005281v1, whole genome shotgun sequence. It encodes these proteins:
- the LOC110647311 gene encoding ABSCISIC ACID-INSENSITIVE 5-like protein 3, which translates into the protein MVSPNRAQEDQFPNLARQGSLYNLTFDQLGHVGKPLNAMKLDELLKNVISLEEGQLLHNVNHSSSSSSSSSVSASVPFFLGNFDLNGRLTEKTVDEDVWKDIVHQEHVNAKEKESRIQQQIGETTLEDFLVRTGVINIENQNALNPQPIMAIDPMVVVSQQADWLQLQMAAVQRQQQQQMTVLDSNFQVSEPSVFENPVIDVGYSENQLGMTMQAPAMSATSSESQAAAEKKRRYSNEMMEKTIERRQKRMIKNRESAARSRARKQAYTNKLEHEVFHLRKANAWLKKLKEVEMLLSTDSTPFPRYQLRRTSSAPF